One Candidatus Thioglobus sp. DNA window includes the following coding sequences:
- a CDS encoding HIT family protein has translation MSTECLFCKLRNQERVIGECDLTITFIDNFPASPGHTLVIPKRHFATYFEASEEELLAIGIAVQKAKLILDKEFSPDAYNIGINNGEMAGQSIKHLHVHLIPRYKGDVENPKGGVRWILKDRANYWDNKNNE, from the coding sequence ATGAGTACAGAGTGTTTATTTTGTAAATTAAGGAACCAAGAAAGAGTTATTGGCGAGTGTGATCTGACCATTACTTTTATTGATAATTTTCCAGCTTCACCTGGCCATACTTTGGTCATCCCAAAGCGTCACTTTGCAACTTACTTTGAGGCCAGCGAGGAGGAATTGTTGGCAATTGGCATTGCCGTGCAAAAAGCAAAATTGATTCTTGATAAAGAATTCTCACCTGACGCTTACAATATTGGCATTAACAATGGAGAAATGGCTGGTCAAAGTATTAAGCATTTGCATGTACATTTAATTCCACGCTATAAAGGTGATGTTGAAAATCCAAAAGGTGGTGTTCGTTGGATCTTAAAAGATAGAGCTAATTATTGGGACAATAAAAATAATGAGTAA
- a CDS encoding YaiI/YqxD family protein has protein sequence MIDKSPVQIWIDADACPVVIKDILFKAADRTQTKTTLVANHALYLPPSRYLSFIQVGAGFDVADNEIVKRLNPGDLVITSDIPLADEVITKGGLALSPRGELFNVGNIKSKLSMRDFMDVIRSSGMQTGGPAPLSQADRQAFANHLDRWFNQNKD, from the coding sequence ATGATTGACAAATCACCCGTACAAATTTGGATTGATGCAGATGCTTGTCCTGTTGTTATTAAAGATATCCTCTTTAAAGCAGCGGATCGCACTCAAACTAAAACAACTCTAGTTGCTAACCATGCACTATATCTACCACCCTCTCGCTACCTTAGCTTTATTCAAGTAGGAGCTGGGTTTGATGTGGCTGACAATGAGATTGTTAAGCGCTTAAATCCAGGTGACTTAGTGATCACTAGCGACATACCTTTGGCAGATGAAGTTATCACCAAGGGTGGCCTTGCTTTAAGCCCAAGAGGGGAATTGTTTAACGTTGGCAACATTAAATCAAAACTCAGTATGCGTGATTTTATGGATGTAATACGTTCAAGTGGTATGCAAACTGGAGGTCCAGCGCCACTAAGCCAAGCAGATAGACAGGCCTTCGCTAATCATTTAGATCGCTGGTTTAACCAAAATAAAGATTAA
- a CDS encoding MFS transporter, with protein MTKLERSFALKISLIMATRMLGLFMIFPIFSVYANNYTSVTPLLIGAAIGAYGLTQAFFQIPFGYLSDKYGRKPLLILGLIIFFIGSIVAATADDIFQVVIGRALQGAGAISAVLMAFLADYISENERPKANALVGVQIGAAFMLALLLGPIIVYQIGISGLFWTIAALSIVALLVVATLPHAKPKKQYKLSIKNFKRVLTPALLRLDFSVFALHLILTSAFIAIPIFLFENNILSIQDNWQIYLPVIILSFLGMVPMIIIATKYQKTKTIFLLAIFLLALSQMLFYQTTLNYATFFIILTLFFTAFNALEALLPSLIAKTATSDKRGLAMGFYASSQFLGAFVGGIVGGWIYHTLGLNSVFLFTTFIAFIWWLIALSMNTEKH; from the coding sequence ATGACAAAACTAGAGCGATCTTTCGCACTAAAAATATCCCTTATTATGGCAACACGCATGTTGGGATTATTTATGATTTTTCCTATTTTTTCTGTCTATGCCAACAACTATACAAGCGTTACACCACTATTAATTGGTGCAGCTATTGGTGCTTACGGACTAACTCAAGCATTTTTTCAAATTCCGTTTGGCTATTTATCGGATAAATATGGGCGAAAACCTTTATTGATACTAGGTCTCATTATTTTTTTCATAGGTAGTATTGTTGCTGCTACTGCTGATGATATATTTCAAGTAGTAATTGGTAGAGCTTTACAAGGTGCAGGCGCTATCTCTGCAGTACTCATGGCATTTTTAGCAGATTATATTAGTGAAAATGAACGCCCTAAAGCCAATGCACTTGTTGGTGTTCAAATCGGCGCAGCTTTTATGTTGGCTCTATTATTAGGCCCTATTATTGTTTATCAGATTGGTATTTCTGGGCTTTTTTGGACAATTGCAGCACTTTCAATTGTAGCACTACTAGTGGTAGCCACATTGCCGCATGCCAAACCAAAAAAGCAATATAAATTATCAATTAAAAATTTTAAGCGTGTTTTAACACCTGCTTTACTCAGGCTCGATTTTAGCGTCTTTGCTTTGCATTTAATTCTCACTAGTGCATTTATCGCCATTCCAATTTTTCTTTTTGAAAACAATATTCTTTCCATTCAAGATAATTGGCAAATTTATTTACCTGTTATTATTTTGTCCTTTTTAGGCATGGTTCCAATGATCATTATTGCCACTAAATATCAAAAGACTAAAACCATTTTTTTGTTAGCGATATTCTTGTTAGCGTTAAGTCAAATGCTGTTTTATCAAACTACTTTAAATTACGCTACATTCTTTATTATTCTGACTTTATTTTTTACGGCATTTAATGCCTTAGAGGCGCTATTACCTTCACTAATCGCCAAAACAGCAACCAGCGATAAACGTGGACTAGCAATGGGTTTCTACGCTAGTTCACAATTTTTAGGGGCATTCGTAGGTGGTATTGTTGGCGGATGGATTTATCACACACTCGGTCTAAATAGTGTATTCTTATTCACCACATTTATCGCATTTATTTGGTGGCTAATTGCGCTAAGTATGAACACTGAAAAACATTAA
- the ssb gene encoding single-stranded DNA-binding protein, with product MAGINKVILVGNLGQKPEVKFASNGNAIANISVATSEAWTDKNTGQKQEKTEWHRVSLFGKLAEIAGQYLDKGSKVYVEGKLQTRKWQDKSGADRYTTEVVVSGFNGTLQMLDRREGGAMGGAPQAGGQQSAPNTPRAQAPTQDPIAPVDNGFDDDIPF from the coding sequence ATGGCAGGCATTAATAAAGTAATTTTAGTAGGTAACTTAGGCCAAAAGCCAGAAGTTAAATTTGCATCAAATGGCAATGCAATTGCTAATATTTCGGTAGCAACCAGCGAGGCTTGGACAGATAAAAATACTGGCCAAAAACAAGAGAAAACAGAATGGCATCGCGTTAGTTTATTTGGTAAATTAGCTGAAATTGCTGGCCAATATTTAGACAAAGGCTCTAAGGTTTATGTTGAAGGTAAGCTACAAACTCGAAAGTGGCAAGATAAATCAGGCGCTGATCGTTACACAACCGAAGTGGTTGTTTCAGGTTTTAATGGTACATTACAAATGCTAGATCGCCGCGAAGGCGGAGCAATGGGTGGAGCACCCCAAGCTGGTGGCCAACAATCTGCACCAAATACACCTAGAGCGCAAGCACCTACACAAGATCCAATTGCACCTGTTGACAATGGCTTTGATGACGATATTCCTTTTTAG
- a CDS encoding outer membrane protein assembly factor BamD: MKKLILILPLLTLFLGGCFWEEEKKRESITKGWSPKTFFNQAKEQVSAGSMDKAIELFEQLQAAYPGSKYALQSKLEIAYALYKSEDYDPAIDRLNSYIKLYPNHFSTPYAYYLRGVISEDKSRSILDDFITDNAQRDVNSVKDAFNYYLALIDKFPKTEYTEEAKTRLIVLRNILSRHELFVAIYYTRKGANIAAINRSKYIIEKYPNTPSVPAALHLMAHNYDIINTPILATDARRVLKQSYPLYTPHYSLEN; this comes from the coding sequence ATGAAAAAACTTATTCTAATCTTACCTTTGCTTACATTATTTCTTGGTGGCTGTTTCTGGGAGGAGGAGAAAAAGCGTGAATCAATTACCAAAGGCTGGTCTCCAAAAACCTTTTTTAATCAGGCAAAAGAACAAGTTTCAGCAGGCTCTATGGATAAAGCTATTGAACTGTTTGAGCAGCTTCAGGCAGCTTACCCAGGCTCGAAATATGCTCTGCAATCAAAATTAGAGATCGCCTATGCACTTTACAAGAGTGAAGATTACGACCCAGCAATTGATCGACTTAATAGCTACATCAAACTTTACCCTAATCACTTCTCTACGCCTTATGCTTATTATTTGCGCGGTGTAATTTCAGAAGATAAATCTCGCTCAATCTTAGATGATTTCATTACTGACAATGCTCAACGTGATGTTAATTCAGTAAAGGATGCCTTTAATTATTACTTAGCGTTGATTGATAAATTTCCTAAAACAGAATACACTGAAGAAGCTAAAACTCGCTTGATAGTACTTCGAAACATCTTATCTCGTCATGAATTGTTTGTGGCCATTTACTACACCAGAAAAGGCGCCAACATTGCAGCCATAAACCGTAGCAAGTATATTATAGAAAAATATCCAAATACACCTTCTGTTCCTGCTGCACTTCATTTAATGGCTCATAACTATGACATTATTAATACGCCAATTCTTGCTACAGATGCTCGTCGTGTATTAAAACAAAGTTATCCTTTATATACGCCACATTATTCGCTAGAAAACTAA